CTCTCTGCTGTTTCGACAATGCCTCGTTCTGTTGATCTGTTGCGGCCGGGATGTACCCCATCGCGACCGTGATGGGTTTCTGAGCTGGAATTCGATATTTTTCTTTGTCCCGAGCTCGTTTGATATTGAAACTTGTAGAAATCACCCGAAATCTTGAGCTCATTTTGTCATTTTCTTTATAATCACGAACTAAAGTCTTCAATTTTCACCAAGATATAACCAAGAGAACCCGATATCGCGAGAGAAATAATGTATAAATGAGCCGATATCATACATATACGATACATATACTTTGATATATCCGAATCAAACATAAGAACACAAATTAAACGATTTCTAATCTAAACATATATCATTCTCTACTCTGTATGTTCCTCTGTCTCAATAGCGTTATTGTTATAGAAAAAAACCACGCAACCTAATAAATCAATATCCTTAcgcattattttttttataagtttacAGTTTTTACATTAATTTACTCACCTTTTTATGCTACTTATATACATATACCTATTATATACGCGAGGGCAATAAAGAAATTTTGATTAATTATCTCATCTAGTTTTAAAAGTTAACAATCAGATTAAGACATCCAAAAATGAAACAATGGACAACTAGGGACGAAGGGAGTAACTCTTTTGTCATATTTATACATAAGAGACGCATGAAACTACTAAGACAAAACGTATTAGATGCATGATAACATAACAAATTGGATATTTCTTTACATTAGAGTATATACTAGCTAGAGTATATGTATGTGTTATTGAGATACACATACAGTTGAAAAATGTACGTATATAATAGTATAAAATCGAAGTATAGTAGTAGAGTATTTATTAGAGTATACTTACTATACTAGTATTGTTAAAAGTGGCAGTGATGTATAGAAAAGACCAATGGTAGATGAAGGTTGCCCAAAGATAGATCACCCCAGGGTTTCCATTTTCTTCACACAATTTCTCTTTTTGAGAACTCACTTTCTTTCTCTCCCCTCCTATTTTATCTATATACAAAACCTCCAAGTTTCATAAATTTAAGCCACTTCTAAAAGTAGTACATCTCTTAACCAAGAGTAGAATTATATTGTTGCAGAAaggaaatatttatttattttttatttgtcaaaatatatataaaaaaggaatTATCATGGGTAGAGGGAGAGTTGAACTGAAGAGAATAGAAAACAAAATTAACAGACAAGTCACTTTTGCTAAGAGAAGAAATGGTCTTCTTAAGAAAGCTTATGAACTTTCAGTTCTTTGTGATGCTGAAGTTGCTCTTATTATCTTCTCAAATCGAGGCAAACTTTATGAATTCTGTAGCAGCTCTAGGTAAACAAATATAAAAAAAAGTTCAAATCCTTATACTTTATTGCTAGTACGGTCTTGTGTGTTCATGTGTTTCATGTTTAATTTTTcttgacaaaaaataaaataaaaaaaatattaacctAGACACACTTTTGATTTTTTGTGGAGTTTTGTGTTTGTATGTTTTCTAGTATATATGTTGTATACAATTTTACAAAGAAATCATATAAGTTTATAGGATATTTTGgttttgtatatttttaattaAACGCAAAATCCTATAAGATCTTTTAATTTGTTGTTGATTTATATGGGATTATGTCTTTCTATTTGTATAATCTTGAAAAAAAAAGTAAATCTTGATGATCTTTAAATCTGTAAAATGTCATCATGGTCAAGTGAAGTATCAAGTGTTTTGCAAGGATAGATCTGTTGTTTTCTTGGTTTTAATTTTCTTAAATAATGAAAAACTAAATTTCAGGTAGAAATTGGATTTATTTTTCTGGATTTTATCTAATTTGTTTCTTGTTAATACCAATATATGAATTTTATTCTTGTTTTGgttggagtatatagtatagatgTAGATTATTTCTAAAACTAAATCCATATTTATTTATCTCTAAAAGCGAGGGATAGCAATATCTATGAATCACTGTTGAGATTTAGTTGTATATCCAAACAGATTTGATGTTCTATCTGAGAAGAGGTCATGAAAAGCTGCAAATGTCCAAATCATTTGAATCCCTGCTATTGTTCAATTCAGATTCAAAATTTTTTAGCCCTAGTTTACTTACAAAAAGATATTATTTGGTTATATTTTACTTTTGCTATAAGAAAATCCAACATTTTGTTTTAACATAACATAAAAAAAGTTACATATATATTGATCTTTTCTCACTTTGTTCATGATCAAGCGATTCGATCTAACCATATTGCCATTAATTTCTTTCTGGTGTTTGATCTTTGTTTTTCGTAACGTACGGCAACTAACAAAATAAAATCATAaccattttctgttttaatttacctTTTGATGGTAAATGGATCCAAACTCTTTAACATTACATATCTACTCAAGTCTAGATTTATAGATTAAGAACATCAAGAATTTCAAATGATAAAACTACTAAGAACCTACCGTCAATTAACTCCAATTTttagaggttttttttttttttttgaaggcaaGCCCCAAACTGACGTTGGTGGGGATTGAACCTTGGTCTCCTTTGGAGATTCCCAACCATCCCTTTGGGGTTCCAATTTTTAGAGTATTAAGATCAGTGTAAATTACAATGCTGTTTAAAATTTGGATTTCGAACGCTTAATCCCGAACTTCATGGTTTTTAAAGCCAATATACCATAAGTTAGCAAGAAGGATCAGTGATTATATTTAATAATGTTATTTCTCTTAAATTCAATGTTATTTCTCTTTAATTCATGTTATATTTTTGTCATCTACCTTGTTCCACCCCTTTAACATTAAATAACTCCGCATATAAATAGTTTTGTTAAAATCATTTTTTTGTGGCATACTTTTTTGGGCATATGCAAATTTTAGTTAGGTCAACATAAAATATTAATAAAGGGCATGTCCTTGCCTTCCTGTTAATTCAAATTAGGAGTATTTATAGGCACTTTTTCTTGGAAAACTAACTCTTTTGTTCATGGACCTTCAATTTTTAGCATGGTGAAAACACTTGAGAAGTACCACAGCTGTAGTTATGGATCATTGAAAGCTAGCCAACCAGAAAATGATAGCCAGGTTTGTTACTAATCAACCCAACATAAAGTCTAAATATGAACAAAATTATCATGTATCAAAGATCGCTTTTTTGATTGAGTGTGATTTAGGTTCATAGATGTATAATTATCACCAATCATCTCTGGATAACCTAGTGGTTGAAATCCCGATATTCTCACACAACACTACTACAGGATAAGAAGTCGACGTGTTAAAAAGACTATTTAAACGTGTTTTTGAACACGTATAGATGGAGCAGGCCTAATTGCCTAATTGCTTAAAGATATATATAGAGTGCTCATAAGAACCGTCTTAGTACACTCACTAACAACATATCTTGGGTGGCTGATTAAAGATTACGGTTAGAAACGGGTAGTCTGAACAGACAAAAATCTTATTTGTCAACCTGTTTAGCTAGATTTATGGTTATCACCAATTTACACAATGGGACATGAATGTTTAGGGTACCATGAAGAATCCTTTGGACTTCCATCTCAAAACCATTTGACAATTAGAGGAGTTCATAAACTGGAACTACTGACatgattaattaatttaatttgaaCTGTTGTTgaactattttattattattagtacacttAACTTTTATGAATGTTAACATAATTAAATGTCTGAGTGTGCGTGCAGTACAACTACCACGAATATCTGAGGCTAAAGGCGAGGGTGGAGGTTCTACAACGATCACAAAGGTATAACACGATAACAAGTAGTTCGTCACagtctattaatatatataactagcGTTTTTGAGTCCGTACTTTATATAACCTGAAGGATATAATTTATTTTTACATGATCAAAAAACTAACATGAAATGATAAATGCAGAAACCTTCTTGGAGAAGATTTGGCCCCATTGAATACCAAGGAGCTGGAGCAACTGGAGCACCAGTTGGAAATATCATTAAGGAAAATCAGATCAATAAAGGTACAAACTTGAGCCCTTTATAATTAATTTCAAGAACCAGCAAATTGTATATATCGTATAATGTTTTACAAACAAGTATGAAAGATCTTTtgtattttataatttttacattAATTTGTTTTTGTATTTTCAGACTCAGTCCATGCTGGATCAGCTTTCTGAACTCCAAAGAAAGGTATGTTTATGTCTTCATGAAATTAAATATTATCTTCAAAATTTAGTAATCACTCATTAATCTTGTTTTGGTTAATATACTCCATTAATTAATATAAGGCTGATTACATTTTATATGCAGGAGCAAGTTCTTGCAGAAACAAACAAAGCATTAAGGAAAAAGGTTGTACTCTATTCTTTCAACTTAACACACCTAGATTTAATACTCAAGTCATCCAAACATCAAAGTCCATATTTGAATTTAAAGCTTCAAACCTTATACTTCCTTAATTCAATATGAAACATGGACCACAGATTATTTATGTTTCTTGATCCTGGGCACCATTATGCCTCAAGTTTTAGGTGGGGTCAGGGAGCTGATCGCCAAACTGATCCAAATGTCGTTATCTACTATTCGAGTTTCGGCgctaatattacctataattagtGTTAATACTTATCGTAGTTATTGTACTAATCCTTGTTTGCAGTTGGAAGAAAGTGCACATGAATTTCCGAGACACATGTGGGACGGAAATGCACAAACTATCCCATATAATCCTCTTCCTACACATTCCGACGAGTTCTTTCAGCCTCTAGGACTAAACACCACCATGCACAACAGGTTCTTTAAATTTAAATGTTTTATTGTCACTACTTATGTCAAAAAAACACTTATAGTATTAAAGAGCTTCTGGCCTAGTGGTATTAAAGAAGTTCATCAACTTTGAGGTTGTGCGTgtgtgtttgtttgtttttttttttttttaaaacttataatAAAATTGAATatgtttcgtatattaccttttcAGCTTCAATGGATTGAGATACAATCCTATCGGGTCTGATGGGATGAACGACGGTGGTGTGAACGAAAACAATTCTAATGGAATGTTTCCAGGTTGGATGCTTTAGTAGACGAAAAATGTGGGCATAACCCTAAGTTTCTCAAGGGTAAAAATAAGCAATCTTCTTGTTCTAGAATGAAACTAGTAATAATTTTATTTACCGAGTGTTTTGTATTAAGTATTACTATGTGTGTTTATGCTACATGTAATTAATTTTCAAAGAGACTTAAGGCTTCATAAGTCGTTGAGTGCATGAACTTAATTTGTTATAAGATTTATTAAGCATTCTGAATTATGATTTGTACTAGAATTTGTTGGTTATCTTTTATTGAATAAGATTTCCTTCTCTAGAGAAGATAAAAAGTAAATCACGTTTAAATTAAACAACCAATAAACCGTTGTACAAAGAACGGTTCTGAATATAAGCATGCACGTATACTTGTTGGCACATAAAATAGTCAAATGTGAAATGATTAGATTGATGTTACATTAGGTAACTTTAATGAGATTGATGTTACATTAGAAAACTTTAATTATAAGGAGCAAGATATAAACAATGAACCAAAATTAAATCAATATTACTAAATAAACATCAAGATTACATATAGATTTAATTAGAGAAACATAGTTTGGTTAGAGAAAATTGAACATGATCTCCCATTCTCCCTTTTAGCACGTGCACTGTGCACATAAAATACGAATTCGCAAAAACCCGTCCGAAATTCGAAAATTGGATCTGACAAGATTTGGTAATGACAAAATCCAAAACTGGATCAAAGATACTGGATCGAGCGGTTCCAATTGCTAGATGTTGGGGAGACAAAAACATgggagggagacaaaaacaaatgtatgtatataagtattAGGGAGACCAAAGGGCCATTGGCCTAGCGGTATCGTTATGGCCCTTTTaaccaagaggttgagggttcaagtccctTCGTGGACATATTTCGTGGGTTATTGTCGTAAATATTCGTGTAAAGTGTGTGTAGGTTtaccttttaaaaaaaaaagtctaaggggaagtccctctaataccaattggttttagaaacggATGGACTCttaggcttatattgcaggacattgtgttttggTTATGCGATCTTACAAATGccatcagagctaggctatagcccgatGAGGTGGACGATGGTGGCGCACCCCTGAACGCACGGTGCGACATGGCACACCCCTCAGTTTGCCAACGATAATTGAGTCATGGTGCCTTATAccgaaagtcttccttcccaaggcgtggaagtgcggcgtgtcccgatgATGAAACAAAAGTGAAAGAAAGAGATCGGCGGTATAAGAGGCGTGTCCCGgtagtgaaagaaaagtgaaagaaaagagaccggtgatataagatggcgggagtatcgttgaaggggaggctcggtgatgtggtcttcggtttgaggggaggattgttggggtgcaaacctatcccacataggagggagacaaaaacaaatgtatgtatataagtctaaggggaagtccctctaataccaattagttttagaaaaggatggactcttgggcttatattgcaggacattgtgtttgttggggtgcaaacctatcccacataggagggagacaaaaacaaatgtatgtatataagtctaaggggaagtccctctaataccaattggttttagaaaaggatggactcttgggcttatattgcaggacattgtgtttgggctatacgaaccttacaagtggtatcagagctaggctatagcccgatGTGGTGAACGATGCAGTGGTGGCGCACCCCTAAGCGCACGGTGCAACATGGCACACCCCTCAGTTTGCCAACGATAATGGAGCCATGgtgccttatatcgaaagtcttccttcccaaggcgtggaagtgcggcgtgtcccgatggtgaaagaaaaagtaaaagaaagagatcggcggtataagaggcgtgtcccggtagtgaaagaaaagtgaaagaaaagagaccggtgatataagatggcgggagtatcgttgaagaggaggctcggtgatgtggtcttcggtttgaggggaggattgttggggtgcaaacctatcccacataggagggagacaaaaacaaatgtatgtatataagtctaaggggaagtccctctaataccaattggttttagaaaaggatggactcttaggcttatattgcaggacattgtgtttaggttatgcgatcttacaaatggcatcagagctaggctatagcccgatGTGGTGGACGATGGTGGCGCACCCCTGAACGCATGGTGCGACATGGCACACCCCTTGGTTTGCCAACGATAATTGAGTCATGgtgccttatatcgaaagtcttccttcccaaggcgtggaagtgcggcgtgtcccgatggtgaaagaaaagtgaaagaaataGATCGGCGGTATAAGAGGAGTGTCCCagtagtgaaagaaaagtgaaagaaaagagaccggtgatataagatggcgggagtatcgttgaaggggaggctcggtgatgtggtcttcggtttgaggggaggattgttggggtgcaaacctatcccacataggagggagacaaaaatttgttagatcgcatagcccaaacacaatatcctgcaatataagcccaagagtccatccttttctaaaaccaattggtattagagggacttccccttagacttatatacatacatttgtttttgtctccctcctatgtcggataggtttgcaccccaacaatcctcccttcaaaccgaagaccacatcaccgagcctccccttcaacgatactctcgccatcttatatcaccggtctcttttctttcacttttctttcactatcgggacacgcctcttataccgccgatctctttctttcacttttctttcaccatTGGGACACTCCGCACTTCCACgccttgggaaggaagactttcgatataaggcacCATGACTCAATTATCGTTGGCAAACTGAGGGGTGTGCCATGTCGCACCGTGCGTTCAGGGGTGCGCCACCATCATCCACCACatcgggctatagcctagctctgatgcCATTTGTAAGATCGCATAACCCAAACACAATGtgctgcaatataagcccaagagtccatccttttctaaaaccaattggtattagagggacttccccttagacttatatacatacatttgtttttgtctccctcctatgtgggataggtttgcaccccaacagtgtttgggctatgcgatctaacaaatttttgtctccctcctatgtgggataggtttgcaccccaacaatcctcccctcaaaccgaagaccacatcaccgagcctccccttcaacgatactCCCGCCATCTTATATCACCGATCTCTTTTCTTTCACTACCGGGACACGCCTCTTATACCGCTGATatctttctttcacttttctttcacttttctttcaccatCGAGACACGCCGCCCTTCCACgccttgggaaggaagactttcgagaaggaagactttcgatataaggcacCATGACTCAATTATCGTTGGCAAACTGAGGGGTGTGCCATGTCGCACCGTGCGTTCAGGGGTGCGCCACCATCGTCCACCACatcgggctatagcctagctctgatgccatttgtaagatcgcataacccaaacacaatgtcctgcaatataagcccaagagtccatccttttctaaaaccaattggtattaaagggacttccccttagacttatatacatacatttgtttttgtctccctcctatgtgggataggtttgcaccccaacaatcctcccctcaaactgaagaccacatcaccgagcctccccttcaacgatagtctggatccaacctttaccgccgccaaCTCGGAACTCTCAACCTGGTGAGAATGcagggagatttcgatacaaggcttccAGGATCAACTCATCATGCCAGGGTCCCCCTCGAATGAGAGCTGGGTCCACTCATCGCTGCTCAAGATCGAGGGGTGCTCCACGTCACTGCGTGCGCTCAGGGGTTTGCGCTACTGCgccgtccaccacatcggggctatagcctagctctgataccacttgtaaggttcgtatagcccaaacacaatgtcctgcattataagcccaagagtccatccttttctaaaatccattggtattagagggacttccccttagacttatatgcatacatttgtttttgtctccctcctatgtgggataggaTTGCACCCCAACACTAGATCCATATCGGATTTTTTCCGGATAAAAAGAAATCTGACCGAATCTAGGTTTTCTTTGTCTGCACGAATTTGAAAAAAAAAAGCCGTTTGTAGgcgtttttttctgtattttttggAAACATATTACTCCCACAAGTATATTCTAAATAAGCACCAACGTGTGAATACTAAGTCTTCTTATCTGATGGGGAAGTCTGCTTCTAAGAATAAGTCTTTTACATTCAGATTTTCACGTGTTTTGTGTACGTTTTTCTCACTTGACTCTTGTTTTTTGTTTTGAGAGATTGTCATTAGTTCTCGGGAAACTTCCCATAGAAATAGAAGCAAACTCACCGCTCATGCGATCCGTCTCCCGTTAGCTCTCGTGCATCTGCTATGGAATGTCATCTCTCTGAGATGCTTTCTTCCTTATCTATCTCAAAATCTATGTATTCTGAGTACATGCAAATTTTGGATAATACTCTTAGCCCTTCACTTGACGGGGGTCTTTTGAGTTTGTCTAATGCTTATACAGAACGGATCTGGGCTCAGGTCGCCGTTTTGAATGCTCATCTTGCTGTTGATGAGTTGAGGTGTGTGGAGTATCATGAAGGCTAGTTAGATCTGGCTCTCCTTTATTTTGTGCAGCTGGGAGAGGCTCGAAGGACGATGTGTTATAATCAGGCTATAAATTTAATAATGAGAAAATATCAATTATAGACTAAAACACAATTACATGCAAGTATACTcggtcgtgtagtagtataaaaatggtaaattTCATGTATCGTTATAAGAATATGGATGTAATTAAAGAACATAAACTCAAAAATAATTAATTAACTAAAACGAATAAACATGTAGCAAATAAGTAATAACACAAATATGTTCACTTAGACTCTATTCACTTGGATGTTGGATTTTAAGATTAAGACCTAGTTAATTATCTATGCGCGTTAAGTTATCTAGCTAGGTCTAACCGTACGGTCGAAGTATAGATACCTAGTAGAGCGAACATTTAACAAACTCAATGAATTTAACTTATGGCATCATCTGGACGCGATCACCACTAACTGCGGTAACTATTCATCGCAACAATTCACCTCTATCTTATTTCTCTATTGAATCTTATTTGCCTCCTTGGTCAGGATGAACACACAATTCTATTATCACGAATTGTAAATCACTATATCCACTTATTAAGTTGTCAATTCAAGGAAACAAACATACAACTAATTAAAccaaataaataatattaagataaATGTGGTTCTTTCATTCAAGCGTTAAATCATATAATAGTTCACCCAATAAATTTAATCTAACATAAACAAGTATTTAGTCTAGATAAAGATACGTAAACTAGCAAACAATCATGGCAATCAACAAAATCAAAACAACAGTCAAGAATAAATTATTTATAGACAAAGAATTTGACTTAAATCTCTAATGATCTTCACTTGAATATGTGTTTTTAGCTTGTTCCATGATGATTGAATCGCGTTCAACGACTTGAGAAACCCTCAAAAACTCCGAAAAATAGCCTAATGACCCCAAACGGGCAGGGTTGAAGAATTATGATTTAAggtttaaaatttgatttaaatagGATTTTGCACAGATGTCAGGTATGACGGGCCTTCATAACGGTTTTCCATCAAAGAGGCGCTTTCTTCAAAGTCTAAAATTTTCAGCATCCAAAGCGTCTCTTTCTCTCCAAACCGGCGCTTTCCCTCAAAATATTAACAAACTTCAAAAACTATAGTCGTAGAGCATTGATTTAACGGCATGTAGGCTTTTGACTCTCCTAAATCGAAGTGCACATGAgtgagttatggccaaaacggtgaaGACGCGTGAACCAAAACTTGAACCTTATACAAAAATCATCCTTGTAGCTCCAAAAATCTCATATTTTCTACAAAATACCTGAAATCATTTTCAACATAattaagtatcaaaagttcatggaATTAACCCACATACACACAAAATAACTCAGATATTGCCTCAAAAACTATATGTAAAACATGTACAAAATAGGAAATCATCCTTTCCGCCTTAGATATTCATCTCACTCTCAACCAATGACTTTCTTAGCCCATGTAGCGAACTTTTGACCAACCTATCCAGACCGCAATATGACCTTAGTAAATGATCTGATAAAGCACCCCACAGGATTTATTATTCTAACATAAAAAATCATTGTGCTAATTATAATTTCAAGCCGACTTTCTATGGAACCCGTATAACAAACTTGCGAACTAACTGATCTGAAGCCTGGAATGGACCTTAGGTGGTTAAGTGACAAGCACTCCAAGGGAACTACTTATTCGAATTGTACGGGCTCATGCATCAAACTACAATTAACATGTTTCAAATGAGAATCAAAATTTCTGGAATCATATACACTAtatttcttttctctcttttttttagGATAAAGGGAAATCCAAAACCAAATAAGTTGCACTATCATTTATTGAAACAAATACTAAACACGATAAAGTAAGATTAACGttcaacattaataaccaaataTATGGGTATGAAACGGATTTGGTTTCATTTGGTTTTTCTAAAAGCTTAGGCTTCTAATGGTAACTAATTGTTTCTAGCACTCTATGGATCTGAGTGCTAACGACCTGGGTAGACTGATTTAAAATTAGTTAAAAATATGAAGGCTTAAAAATCCTAGATATTTCTTTATCAATTAAATTCCCACTAACTCACATAAGTGATCTTACCCCAACTATAACATGTCTCCTAGAGTATTTGCATAACTTATAAATTCATAGGTCAAGATTGATAAATGGGTTATGAGATGATTAGTTTCACAGGATCTAACCAGACTAGCCATAAACTACAAGTCAATACCATGTCAAACATCACTTTAAGCCTTGCTTCACCCACCAAAAGCAAGCTACACATCATCTGCAGGACAAAATACTGTGAGGGAATTAGCGCACTGCTGAGTGAATGGAATTATCTAAGAGGATATTACTATAAGATAcaagcacagcttaaaggcacGAGTCACTAGGCCCTGGTCACAAATTAGGTAACACAAATAAGAGGACCAAAAGCAAGCTACACATCACCTGCAGGACAAAATACTGTGAGGGAATTAGCGCACTGCTGAGTGAATGGAATTATATAAGAGGATATTACTATAAGATACAAGCATAGCTTAAAGGCACGAGTCGCT
This genomic window from Rutidosis leptorrhynchoides isolate AG116_Rl617_1_P2 chromosome 2, CSIRO_AGI_Rlap_v1, whole genome shotgun sequence contains:
- the LOC139893887 gene encoding agamous-like MADS-box protein MADS2, translated to MGRGRVELKRIENKINRQVTFAKRRNGLLKKAYELSVLCDAEVALIIFSNRGKLYEFCSSSSMVKTLEKYHSCSYGSLKASQPENDSQYNYHEYLRLKARVEVLQRSQRNLLGEDLAPLNTKELEQLEHQLEISLRKIRSIKTQSMLDQLSELQRKEQVLAETNKALRKKLEESAHEFPRHMWDGNAQTIPYNPLPTHSDEFFQPLGLNTTMHNSFNGLRYNPIGSDGMNDGGVNENNSNGMFPGWML